From Arachis hypogaea cultivar Tifrunner chromosome 3, arahy.Tifrunner.gnm2.J5K5, whole genome shotgun sequence:
aattatatacacAAAAAATGTGAGTACTAAAGATAttataaagaagaaaataaagattagAGTTAATAAGAATGAAATAAATTCAATCAACTAATTTTctgaacacaaaaaataaaagtgatagCTTCACATAAACATAAATTTAGGATGTAAAATTACATTTTGTGTTGAGAGGAAAAGAAGGAACCAAATACAAAAAGAAAGCATTCAAAAAGTTTAAGcacattttaattaaatattctcTTCATCTTATTGTATGCCTGATGAGGATCTcttttgaattgaattaagacAGTCATCGCTAGATTGAAAGTGAATTATTCCTCATGACACTTATAGTGTGGCACTATCTGAATAAAGGATGTTAATTTTGACCGATGAAGACCTCTCTTCATACTAATCTCGTGTAGAGAATTTTTACGGAATTGAATTAAGAAAAGTATTGTACAATAAAGAGTGAATTATTGTTGATAACATGTATGATAGCAGTAGGGATGGCAAAAATCCCCAGCGGGGCGGATATCCGCGGGGATTTACCCGTCACGGGGCGGATATGGGGACGATTTTGTACCCGCGGGGACGGGGGACGGGGCCCCGTATATTAAACGGGGCGGGGGCGGGGATAGAGGTCCCCGCCCCGTGGAGACCCGTTTAAACTCCGTTTATGTAAAAAGACTAGAATACCCCATTTGTGTGTACTATGATTTTGTTAagcatttgttataattattgaattaagttaaatataatttatatgattataattaaGCATTTGTTATCATTTTCATTATCTTTGTTTGCTTTTTCTATTATAATTACTGTGATTTGGATAAacatttgttataattattctaaaatttttattattttactgattttgaatttttggttaaGCATTTGAGTGCTATACATGTAATTCATAATATTGAAGTAGATATTGATGTaagtaaaatactaaattatatacaatacactattttttaaatttttttctaatttttttcaatttttattatttttttataaaaatccgcGGATATCCGCGGAGACCCGGGTCCCCGGCGGATATGGGGCCCCCGTTACCCGTCACGGGGatggggcggggacggggacGAATAATGGAGGCGGGGGCGGGGGGCGGGGGGCATGTCCCCGCCCCCAtggggacccgttgccatccctagaTAGCAGACATGAACATTACATAAACGATATACGTGCATACGCAAAATCTATGTTAGATAGTTTGATAATCTGATAAGCAATGATGTGGTACAAACCCTGtaaatttaatttctattaatgTGCTCCTTTACATTACCTTATATTTCTCGTTTGCTTCGTTAAAATGCTTAGTAGTGTACCATCTAAATTCTTTGACCCTGCATCTGTGTAGCAAATTGCGTTGAGCCCAACTTTTTACTACAAGTCAACTCTAGACTAGATTGAGGCTATGTTCATGCCAAAGGTGGGCATAATCCTCTCTTATGCTTTCTATGGCATCAGTTGTgttgtgataaaaaaatttaactcacTGCGGGTtctatttatgtataaatatttatGTTCCCCTCCACATTAGACGTCATTGGTATTTGCTGATTATGGACATGTGAGAATAGAAATTGGTTTACCTGGATTCATTAAAGTGCACAGTGATTGAAAGGCCAGAGTAGACCAAATACTCGAAGTTGTAAGTGTGTACCAATTTCCTACTCATCCTAAATCCGTATTATTTAGTAATATGTTTCTAACGATTACATTGTATGGGATGGTTCGGATCCATTTCATTGAATACCTCGAGTCGAGTGACATGGACTTCTATGCATATAAGACTTGCGTTCTGAAGAGGGTCTCAAAATTTAGACTCCATGAACCTCCCATTCTAAGCAGGCGGACGACTCATACGTTATTAGAATTTAACGAGTTTTTGTATTTCTCGCTTCTTGTACTCTAGTCATAATCTCTCGTTTATCTTTGCAGTTTGGACTGTGGTGTTTAAATAGCACAGTGGATGATCTAATACGATCTTTGGACATCCTAGGACCTGGAGGTAAGAAACTAAAATCCTTTTTGTTTAACTTGTATAGTTTAAGAAACTGATTTATTGGAACTTGTGCATTATTTCTTGCCACAAGAGATCAAGGACGCAACTAGGATATAACAGCTGTTGTTCTTGTTATGAGTGAGCATAATCCAATTTTAGAAGAGGTTCAAGAAAGAGTCGTCAGATATTGGGACAAGAACAGGTAAATCCATGGCTCCGTTTGTTTTGTGTATTCTTTAATATATAGACATAGAGATATAGACATTGAAGACACAGACACAACAAGACACAAATTTTTTAAACTTGTTTGGTatacaaatataaatcaaaagaCACAAAGCACAATCTTGTTAAATTTCAATATTACCCTTTATATCAGTATCACGGCCTAGAAAGCACCGATACGACACGCGATAcagacacgacacgacacggatACACCGACacgtttttttttataaaaaattggataCGACACGTTTAGGATacgttgtgaattaaaatttaaataatatgttaaattaataaaatatcatattgtaaatataaaagtaaatataattgtataaaaaagtcttaaaattatgcaattattaaaaaaataaaaaattttaatctactCTTGTCATCTCGCTAACAGAAAATGTATCAATTTCTTCTCCTCCAAGACCATCATCTGCAAACACCACAGCTTCCATCATCTGCAAACACCACGCACCACACAATGTAGTTCTTCAGTTTGTCTTCAATCTCTGTATcttatattcttcttcttcttctttaatataACGCAGAGAACCAAGAACGGCTAAACTAGTGAGTAAGTAAGCTACCAAAGACAAACGGTAAATAGATTTagattttgatttattaattattttatttttaaatttaaattttgatttgttttaattttagaatattttaaaattagaaagaaaaaattagttaatcgggccataaaatcacaaaatcaattgaaaatttaCAGTCCAGCAAAAAAATCCGTCTCATGAACATCTGAATCGGGTCGGACTCGTTCGGATTCGTGACCGCTCCACCAAAATTTTGCACCGCAAAAAGACACGCCGCTGATACGCTCGTTTGAAGTATCCACCGTGTGTCGGCGTCGGATTTGTGTCCGACACCGATACGCCGGAACCATGAGAGAATCCGTGCTTCATAGATCACGGCTACACAACCACTATCTCAACCAAACTACTACCATTAACAATCAACTaccatctcaaaaaaaaaaactaccaaTAACAATCTAAAACTAAATAGCAAATTTAATCCAACaaatatcaacaaaaaaaattcaatctaacaaaattaatacaaaatttaacaaaaattcaaacaaataaaaaattaaattatacaaaaaaatagtgccaaaagGGAGAATAGATATGGAACATGGTAATAGATCTAGAAACACAGTGCACAGAAGAATGGATAACGGATCTGAAAAGATGGTGAAAGACGAAAGAACAGTTATCAACGAGAAGTGAAGCAGAGACAACAACTATAAAAAGTAAATGTGGCAGCAACAAAGAGACAATCGTGAAAAGACAAAAAGAAGTGAGGGAGGAGAAAAAGGAGGAAGGGATAGGGTGGTAACGGTGGTCTGGGTGGAAGAAAGGGAGGAGAGGCGGtggaaggaaaggaggaagagaGGCTGCAGCGATTTGGGtggaaggaaaggaggaagagaTACGGAGGCAGACTAGTGGTACGACGGGAGGAGATGCGACTGTGGTTAGAGTGACAAGAAGagaagataagaggttaaactctttatattttgGAAGTGGAAGAGAAAATGGATGAAAGGATACTGAGGAAGGAGAAGAATTTGAAGGGTAATTATgaaaattaaatgttaaaaataGTGTGTTTATGTCTCAAGTTTAGTGTTCCACCCTCTCTGCTATACATAAATTTTGTGTCTTTGTGTACCTTTGTGACTTCCCGTGTCTATCAGAATTTTGTGTTTTACTAACCAAACGAAAAACGCGTGCTTTCGTATCTATGTCTTGGGAAGACACATCCACTAAATGCCATATGAATGAGGGACTTATATATCCAATTTTTAAAGagattaaaacttaaaagtatttttaaatcgttaaaaataaaaatatttacaaaataaaaaattaaacatctatttatatatatatatatatatatatatatatttagttttagttCAGTAATTTTTTTATGCGACACATTCTACTACatcaatattttatataatacatTATTAGTATTTTGTTATGTATGTTAGTATTTAACCTGTGATATAAATATTTAAAGGAGACTAAAATTAACATTAAAATCAACAAACTAACAATAGACTAAAATAGAGATTTATAAAATTTtactaaatcaaattttatttttttacaaaagacCAAAACTAAAAGAATTGATATTTCTTTGAAACCAAAATTTAATTAGGTGTAATAGAAGTAGGATAAGACTTGGTCAAAGATTATCGTCCTCTCATGCCGTTTTAGATTGAAGGCTATATAATATTAGGCAAATGATATATCTGTGTGCACATTTGCAATATTACTTGTCCAAATGTTAAAAACAGAATTCACCATCTCCATCCATTCAATCCTTTTCAAGAAATAGAATATCCATCTATCTTTTCTGATCGTTAAGTGctttaattaatttgatataaataaaTCACAACACCACTTGCATTCTTCCTAGCTTTGCAACATCTCAAGCTAGCACttacaaattatatttaatttgttcttccatttcttgGCTAGCACCAGCaccatatataaaagaaaaagaaatggcaTTCAGCGGGACACAACAGAAATGTAAGGCTTGTGACAAAGTTGTTCATTTCGTTGAATCCCAATCTGCAGATGGCGCTATTTATCACAAGAACTGCTTCAGATGCAGCCACTGCAATGGCCGTCTCGCGGTACGTGTCCCCTCGTCATCACCTTATTATATATTTTCCATGCGTGAAaatgttatatgtatatatatgtcattattgtagatAAGCAACTACTCATCGATTGAGGGAGTTTTATATTGCAAGCCTCACTTTGAGCAACTTTTTAAGGAAAATGGTGCTACCTTGATGAGGAGATCGCTGTCATGTAAGATAGATCCCTGTCCTAATCAACGAGATTTCACAATTTTACATAATGCTAACCAAAGTTTGTGTTTCATTTTCATATAAAGCTGGAAAGCAACAACAGCCTGATGTGGTACGTTTACTACTAAttactaaatataaattaaaaataaattaaatatcacaCAAATTTATGATAGctgattttaatataaatataatataaagaaAATTTCACTCTTTTCTTCTTATTAATGCTAAAATGATAAAGTCTTTCcttatatttgtaaaatatacacTCCCTTCttttataacttaaaaaaaattctctttaatttattttaaattttttatgttaactaATACTAACTTTACccatctttaaataaaaaataaattattttttataaaatactctttaataaaaattttattttttgtgattaaattttatttaccaaaatattctttaataaattattttttattgattgaattatatttttaccaaaatatttttttaaaaattttttattgattaaattatttttttaagatacctttcaataatttattaattattaaattgtaattttgccaaaatttttgttaacaattatttttttactttacaattaatatatattattttaacgttaaattaaaaaaaatcttagcattgttatatataacaataaatattaataaataatttatttcatagaattattgaaaattatcaacaattttatcaaaacttaaaaataagTTGAGatggataaattcaaaatttaaaaaattaatatctcattccttcacatttttataaaacaagttttttaataattaaaaatttattgaagagtatcttaaaaaataatttaatcattaattttttttaaatatttttataaaaatacaattcaatcaataaaaagataatttgttaaaggatattttgataaacaaaattttattaccaaaataaaatttgtgctaaagaatatttttataaaaaaaattattttttttttaaaaatagatacaATTATTagtagttaacacaaaaaaattttaaatgaattaaaaaaaattaaaaaataaaaaaaagtgtatattttgcaaataaaagaaaagaaaatatcattttaacATCTCTCTTAGGagagaattaaattttttaataaatataaatatttagaaTTACCTTGTTTCCAATTGTTTTATATAGCCCAAGAAACAACCAAGCAGACTGGCCTCCTTCTTCTCTGGGACTCAGGATAAATGTTCAGTTTGTAAGAAAACTGTCTATCCATTGGAAAAGGTTTGTGTAATTAATTCACAAGTAAATCAACATATAATCGATATTGAATTTGACAGCTTAGTAATTAATATGTATATATGATTTGTTAATTAGTTGACTGTGGAAGGGGAGTTTTTCCACAAATCATGCTTTAAGTGCACACATGGAGGGTGTTCCCTGAACCCTTCATCGTATGCAGCATTGGATGGATTCCTTTATTGCAAGCCACATTTCTCTCAGCTCTTCAAAGAGAAAGGTAGCTACACCCATCTCTCCAAGACAGCTTCCCTGAGGAAGCAGCAAGAAGAAGACAAGGCCGACAAAGCCGACACAACGGAAGACACAGACCCGGCCGCCGCACCCACATCGGCAGAGGCAGCAGCTGAAGCTGAGGATGCTCCCGTCACACCGCAAGATCAGTAACCATATAAATGCATCCATTGTATGCAACCACGCTTCATTGCCCGCCATTAATGTTTCTTCATGCCTCTCTAATTTTGATTCTACTTAAAttctttgttcttttatttcattattcAGTTTTGTGTTAACCACAGGCGCCTTAAACCCCAAAATTAATGAAATTATCAAAGGATTATTTTGAAAATGCTATTTATTTTGTCTAGATATATAAGCTTAGAATttaattactattaaaaaattaatataagacaattaaaaacaaaaatattatgctAACGGTTTCGCtagatagataacagatataaTATTTTAAGATAATTCTAAACATGCATAAAATAAATCGataaaatatataatgtcttAAGATAACTTTTTAGTTTTTCGATCTTTCTACGAGATGGTTGTTTTATCCAAATTTATATTACCAAACTAAATCATTCTATAAGATTAATAATAAAGTAATATTAGAGACAtaatcatttaaaattattttatttaatttaatatttataattatatataatatttaaaaagaatcGTCTTTGGTGACACGGATTTATGGGTGGCTAAAGTTAACTTTAGGGAATGTTTGTTTTGTCATACATATCCAGAGATAGATACAGCGGTACATGTCCATTATTTGGTTCATTAGACACAAATTTTTTATGGACACGGTGGTACACAGAAACAcataaaatatatctttaatgTCTTTCCTTTAATCTAAAACACTAAGACACAAATATTAAGACACAAACTTTTTCAATAttatctcttctttttatctttaattccaattttatcctttttCCGTTACCCTCTcaacttcttctttctctttctctgatTCACCTCCTTCCATCGTACactttcatcttcttctcctactctttTGTCATTCTACTATCGTCTCTCTCCATTACACTTCTTCGCTGCCGTCGCCGTCGCCACTACTGTCATCTCCTCCTTCACACATTGTCGTAACCACTGTTGCGTTCCTTTGTCACACCGCCTCCGCTATTGTTGTCTTCTCCTTCACGTATTGTTGCAGTTACTGTCGTTCTCCTCCTTTCTCGTTGTCATCGCCACTATCGTATCCCTTATTCATGCATTGCCACTGTTTTCTGTTTCACTGTCGTTGTCGAGGCTTCCTCCAATGTTTAATATTGAGGCACTTTTAAATCTAACTCGCACCTCTCT
This genomic window contains:
- the LOC112790930 gene encoding LIM domain-containing protein WLIM2b — encoded protein: MAFSGTQQKCKACDKVVHFVESQSADGAIYHKNCFRCSHCNGRLAISNYSSIEGVLYCKPHFEQLFKENGATLMRRSLSSGKQQQPDVPKKQPSRLASFFSGTQDKCSVCKKTVYPLEKLTVEGEFFHKSCFKCTHGGCSLNPSSYAALDGFLYCKPHFSQLFKEKGSYTHLSKTASLRKQQEEDKADKADTTEDTDPAAAPTSAEAAAEAEDAPVTPQDQ